The Pseudobacteroides sp. DNA window ATGTTATAATAAATTCCCATGCCGGTCTGTAAGTTGAAGGCTTATCAGAGAAAACATTGCTATATACCACCCGTGCTGAAACAATAGCATCATCAGTATTATACTCAGTGCATTTACTAATACCATCAAAACTACGAACATAATTTACAGAAAATAATGCTTCATCAAAATTCAGCGGCATATAATTAGGCTTGGAGTTAACAGGTTCAAATGAACTCCACCTCAAGCTAAGCTTTGGAATACCTTCCGGTATGACACTTACATTCAATCCCTCACCATATACAGGTATGTTATTGATTCGATGCTCCCATTTAAACTCATAGATATTCTTTATAGACCTGCCTTCTTCAAATGCAAAAGAAAACGGTACCGGATACTCAAAAAACAGGTCATTGCCTAAAAAATTAAGAGCATATTCCCTTGCATCCTCAATTGCTTTAACAGGTGCTTTTTTCATTTCCTTTGGCTTGGGGTAGTTTTCATTAATTTCCCACTCCCATGAAAGAAAACTATCTTCTACGGTCAAAGTCTCTCTAAACCTGCCATATTTACTCTGATATGGGGGCAAGCGATAATATTCCCCTTTTTCTCCTAATTTAAGAATCTCATATTTCTTTCCATTCCAAATACGATGTAGAAGCTTTTCTATATTTACGGGCGGTGTACTGCCGGCAGTGTATTCCCATACCGAAAATTCAGGCAACTTTGGTTTTTCCTTTGTCCACACAAGTATCGGCAGTAGGCTTTTTGGATTAAGTTTATAAGATTTTAGATCTACCTTTTTAAGAGCAACAGTTTCTTTTGGCAAGCTTATACTATGAGATTTGGGCAATGAAGCATCCTTTAGGATTCTGTTATTTGCTTTATAGGTATACCCAATTATTGCTATAGCCCCCGTAAGTAAGATAACAAATGTAAAAATTAAAATCTTTTTTCTTCTGTTCATAATTCCATTCCTATTTTCCATATGTATTTTTATATTATTGTTTAATATTATTGTTATTACTCACCATTATATTTCTATTGTTAATATTATACATGATACACAAAAATATACACCCTGAAAAAAATATTGATGCAAAAAAGATAATTTTTCTTTTTGGTAAAATATTGCTCTCGTAAATGTTTTTATCTCTTTTTACACAGATATAAACTATTATTGCAATAAATTGCTGGATGTGCAAAAGTAAACGGCATTTTATACTCCTATATTTGCTTTCTGAATGTGTATTGTTCTTTCACATTCTCGTAGCCAATGCACTTGTAAAAAATATGGGCTTCTTTCCTTATGACATTGGATCTGAGGTTTATAGTATTGCATCCGCTGCACTTAGCCCATAGTTCCGATTGTATAATCAGTTCACTGCCTATTCCATTTCCCCTGTAGTCTTTGTCTACAACCAGGCCGCCTATTTCCCCAATAAGGTCGCATTCGAGCAAAGGATAAATATGTACATGACACCAACCAACGACCTTGCCATCAGTGGTTTCTGCAACAAAGACCTTGTGGTTTTCCCTTGAAAGAATATCACGTAAACGCGGCATTACATCCTTTGTGTTTGTGGGATACCCCAGTTGTGCACACAGTTCTGAAACATAAGCAAGATCATTTTCTACTAACTCTCTGATTGAGTACTTTAAGTTTGCCATAATGATCCACCCCATTTCCCCGATATTGATAAATTACTTAGTGTTTTTCACAACATAAATAATTTATTATATAATAATATTTTATCACTTTAGTTATGTAAATTCCATTATATGATCCTTTATTATTGTGATAAGTATCTTATTTAAAGCATTTTTATGCTTAGAGTATATAAGAATACCCTGTAAAGTAAACACATTTTATACTGTGTCTAGTTTGCAGGGTACTGTTTTCGAACAATTATATATTCAAATTGAACTTCAGACAGGTATGGGCTGTGCATGCTGCTGGCTCATGGATATACTTTCCTGATATTCGTTGATGACTTCTACTAACGGTTCCATTTTTTCAAAAAAAACAGCGATTACATCACCTTTCCTGGCTTGCAGCAATGCCAATCTTAAAGCTTCTGCCTCATCAGGAATTATTTTTATGCAATCTTTGGAACTACCTGATGATGCACCGCGATACAAGAGATCTGCAACCTCTAGAGGCTGTCTTTCACGCAAATCCTGATCTTCTTTAATAAAAATATAATCGAAGGCACTTCCTGCAATCTTCCCAACATTAAAAATATCTGTATCGAGCCTGTCGCCAGGAACACCTATAACACCTACCAAACGTGATGGCTTTAAAGCGTGAAGTCCATCAATTGTAACACGGTACCCATCAATATTGTGACCATAATCAAGAACAACCTTGAAATCCCCAAGATCATATATATTGAAGCGTCCCGGATTACTGTTTGCATCACAGCTAAACTCACTCAATGCCTCTTTGAT harbors:
- a CDS encoding GNAT family N-acetyltransferase gives rise to the protein MANLKYSIRELVENDLAYVSELCAQLGYPTNTKDVMPRLRDILSRENHKVFVAETTDGKVVGWCHVHIYPLLECDLIGEIGGLVVDKDYRGNGIGSELIIQSELWAKCSGCNTINLRSNVIRKEAHIFYKCIGYENVKEQYTFRKQI